taaccgaaaatctttaaaattttacctTTGAACATATTTAATCAGCAAATGACGGAGACTTGAGCGAATGTTTTAATGGTGGAGAGGAGCAGATAGGGATTGAGAGCTGGGGATTGTGATCGGGGAATAGCTTTTGCCGAAAAGCTTTTATGGCGTTGTTGTTTTGGGACCGCGAACCAGTTGCGAATTTGGTGCCGCTGTGGACGGAACTCATTCAAACCAAGAACAGTCTGAACTCTCCCAAGCGAAACCCACCACTCTGCCGCCTCCTGCATCTCGCGTTCTTTTCGTTAACCCCTTTCaaattgtgtgtgttttcttcTGTAATATATTATTACATACCCTATATAAGCCATCATGAGCAAGCAATTGGCGCGCCATGTGGGTCACCTGAATAGCCTGCTGAAAACGGCGACCACCGCCTCCGCGGTCTCCGCCCAAAACAACTATTTCACCTACGTCCGGGAACTGTCGCATCCAATCGCCCGGGAGCCTCCAATCGTCAAGGCGGAAGAGGCCGTTGCATGCATCAAATCGGGTGAGTCCCTGTAGCACTTACCCCAAACCCACATATCCATCCATCCAGAACCCATCCCCCAGGAACTGGCTGCTTCATTTAACTTATTGTGTTTGCAATCTTTTCGGTTATGTAATATTCTAGTGGGTCTGCTTAGGAATAcagaacgaaaacgaaaacaccGGGGTTGTGGGGGCCAGGCCTTACCCACAAACCcatgtgtttttgttttttttttcggatattGTAATTCAAACTACTTTCGAGCGCACAGCGAAGGGCAATTACAGGGTGCTCAATATAAGACTGATGGCACTTAATTGCCCGTGATTAGGCAGGGTTGCTATATGGAGGAGCGATGGTTCAGATAAGTAAAAGAAGAGGTTTTATAAGAGAAAATATGGAGATATATGcatgttaataaatatatattacttaATTCCAAgaattaaacacatttttgttatcaaagtacatacatatgtacatacagtCGTGGCTCTTAAACTCAACCCAATAACTTCACTTATTAAACGAGTAATTCATATGATATTAAACTGGCTGttaatatagaaaaaaatatgctaatcaaagttaaatttataagaatTCTACTGCAATAATCATAAATATACCCACGATGTACTTATCGCGTACACCTTTAGATAAGTTATACAAAAGAAAAGTGTAATTTTTAGTGTTTTCACTGTATTTTTCTtatcaaaaaagaaacaaacttTGGGTATCTTCACCTCTCTAATCATTAACTTTTATGATTATATACGTAATTTCAAATGTTGCAAGCTGCACaagtgaaaattaaattaatttaatcttaCGAAAACAGCTGGGCGTGCTAAAGCATtaatattcaaacaaaattttagaTGCATATAGTATGTATTTATTCAGCGCTGATGATTTTCCAGGCGAAAGTTGTACTTTGCACTCGGGCACACacagcaacaaaacaaatacagaAAAGTCCGATGCAAAGCTCAGCTTAGTGGCAAGAACAACTAGCTCATAAACAAGTCTATCCGCACAACCGGCCTTTGGTTGTCGTGTTGATAAGACCCtataatatatgtacataccaGTATGCTATTGAGCACAGCTTTATATGGAGGCAAGGTTATGCAACGAATATCAGCAGGTGAACTTTTGTAGGGCTTGTCATTCGAAGAATTATGGATTCTTTGGTGGAAGCATACTCATAAATCACATagagaaaatattaattttttaataaaaaatcaaaacacttcatttattttcgtaTCACAATAATACGAACACGGTTAGATAATTTGTATGTTAGAATATAAAGATAGGAAATGAGCAGATGTTTTTTCTGCCTGACATTTTTTTATTCGGGGCCCCTGCTTTGATTAAATTCAATTGGGCACAATTTGGCAATCTCCTGTGATACTGTgatacaaacaaatatttgggCACGCCCACAAGGCACGAAATATCTTAATTTCTTAGCACTTCTAAGGCCTCTCATCACCAGGTCCATGCAAATTGATAATATAATGGGGAGGGGCCGCTCTttggagggggcgtggcatatCGCAGCGACCCACAAACGTCACCAAAAATTGGTATCTCTAATTTTAGCCAAAATCGCCAACACAAGCCATGCCAAATCTGTGACGTAATTAGATTTGGACAACTTTTTCGTTTGGCACGTTTTTGGCAGATAATAAATGGTACAGCAGGGACTAACTAACTAAATTTAAGCGTAAGATATATATTGAGTTTTTGCAATTaagtaaatatgtatataaatatgtaaaaatattagtATAAAGTTCGCGGAAAACTTGATATTGTTGACGTGTCTCAGACGTCTGCTGATAAGAATCACACTTATCGTATGATTCCTTCGTTCAAGAGGCTCGATCGACTTTATTTGCACAGCATTGTTGGTCTTGCCAGTTTCTCATACCAAAAATATATCGGCATACCTCTTGAGTGTGTAACCAAAATAGATTGCCGAAGCATTATGCATGTGCTTATAAATGCATTAGGATATATATAAGATACAACATGGAAGTGAACTTTGGAGTGCCTAGATATGTTTCACTTTTAAATTGCTTATGAATAGATCAAATTCATGTTTCTTGAAAGCATCTAAGTAAGTCCCTTTTACAACAAAGTAGAGTTCTTGTCTAGGCTATCATTATGCAAAGTATATAAACTTTCTGATTTCATTTAATCTCTTTGtgtcaaaaatgtttacaatgtAAAGCCATCACTGAAACCggtgttatttatttacaaacattCATTATCACGAGTTTCTTGGCAATAAGCTCTCCCACTCTCGGCATTCTCATTATCGCAACCGTTCTGAATATTTGCtgatatatgtacatacatacatgtatTTATTAGCTATAGCTTTAAAGCTTCTGAGAGAATCGAAATATAAACACTTTAAACATCGAAGAAAATATAGTCGAAATATTGGCACAATTCGTCTGGGAAAAAATAGATGCGTAGGTGTGTAGTTTTTCACTTTTTAGAGGCATGACCAGCGCAACATAAATTATTTGGACACGAAAAACATAATTACGCTTTGTCATTATTTTAGTATATATGGCGTATGcacaaaaacaatgttacTTTTTTCATCATAAAAATATCTCACGGATAGAATCAATTATCAAAAAGtatactaatttttaaaacgtgTTCACTTGTTAGCGTCATTTTAATAGATATATGCAAGAACCTaatatgatatttttattatagacAGCATTAATTGCAAGATCaggaaaaatcataaattcaTGTCAaatagaaattttataatttttatgtagATTAGGCCATGTTTGTCATATTAACATTTCATAAAAGTTTCTTGAACGTTAAGATTAGCACTGGGAAATTCCCAAAAGGTTTTTTGAGAAGGCGCTTAGCTAAATCATTGGAAACTTCTATATGACTACAATTAAAGCACtgttaattaaacaaaatagaaaagccTTTATTGTAGGCTCTCCAATTGAATGTTATGTCTATTATAGATGACATCGTGCTCGATAGATTAATGTATCATAAAAAGTACAATATCTACGGATTAACAGATTAGCGGCTTGTGCCAAAATGAACTTATTGGTAATAAAACCTGCGGTTTTCGCCCTCTTTAATTCAGGTGATACGGTCTTCGCCGGCGGAGCAGCTTCCACGCCCGTGGCTCTGCTGAATGCGATGGCCAAGCACGGAAAGAACAACAAGCTGGAGGGCGTCACCGTGTGCCACATGCACACGGAGGGTCCTGGGGAGTACGCCAAGCCGGAGTACAAGGACATCTTCCGCTCGAACTCCTTCTTCATGGGCGCCAATGTGCGCAAGGCGGTGGCCGAGGGGCGTGGCGACAATGTGCCCATCTTCCTGCACGAGATCCCGCAGCTGTTCTACAAGCAGATCGTGAAGCCAGATGTATCCTTCATCCATGTCTCGCCGCCGGATAACCATGGCTACTGCTCCCTGGGCACCAGCGTCGACTGTGTGCGAGCTGCCCTGCTGCACTCGAAGCTGATTGTTGGTGAGTTTGGGCAGCTTGAGTCCTTGTGAATCCTGATACTTATTGGtcttgctcctccagctcaaATCAACCCCAAGATGCCGCGCACCTTTGGCGATGCCATCATTCACAAGTCCCACTTTGACTACGCCATCGAGGTGAACGACGATCTGCCGCAGCATGGCACTGGTGAGATCTCTCCCGTGGAGAAGAAGATCGGCAAGCTGATTGCCGAGAACCTGGTCCGAGATGGCGCCACCCTGCAGATGGGCATTGGCAGTATTCCCGACGCCGTGCTCGCCGCCCTGCACAACCACAAGGATCTGGGCATCCACTCCGAGATGTTCGCCAACGGTGTGGTGGAGCTGGTGCGCAAGGGATGTGTCACCAACAGCAAGAAGAAGATGCACCAGGGCAGGATCGTGGGCTCCTTCCTCATCGGTGACAAGGCTCTGTACGATTTCGTCGACAACAATCCCTTCATCGGTAGGTGTCCTgaaatatgcccaaaataaatcATCTTCTAAATACTACATCATATTTATTCACCTTTTTAGAGATGTACGCCATCGACTATGTGAACAACACCAGCATTGTGAAACAGCAGCCCCGCATGACGGCCATCAACAGCTGCATCGAGGTGGATCTGACTGGACAGGTCTGCTCCGATTCCATTGGCTCCCGTTTCTACTCCGGCTTCGGCGGTCAGGTGGACTTCATTCGCGGCGCTGCCGAGGGCATCGACGGACTGGGTGTGCCCATCATTGCCATGCCATCGACCACAAACAAGGGCGAGAGCAAGATTTCGCCCACGCTTAAGGAGGGTGAGTGTAGATGAGTGTTTCGTTTTGGAAGCCACAGCTAATCCCCAATCCCTTCCAGGCGCTGGCGTCGTTACTTCGCGTGCCCACGTACACTACGTCGTCACGGAGCACGGAATTGCCTCGCTGTTCGGCAAGAATGTGCGCCAGAGGATGTATGAACTCATCCAGATTGCCGATCCCAAGCACCGCGAAACCCTGGAGAAACAGGCCTTCGATCGCATCAAGGTCATGCCATCACCGAACTAAGCACTGAAACTCGTAGAACGAACTATTTCCGAGCAGCCACACCGCAATCTTTGAAGGCATTCCCGATATCGCTTTGATCCACTTCATAGAACTGCAATCATGATAGCCCTTATAGCATTACCAAATGtgaaatttataattgatGAGTAACGAATTCATGGgagaaataaaaactgaaaaattatttaccaTCCGCTTTTAATAGTTaccaacattttatttttaaattatgaaaactaaaatatataagggAGTTGAAAGAATATAACGATTTACAATTGGTATTCAGATATTAAATAGGGGCATTTCTTACTGAAATGCTTAGTTTTAGAATACCCGCGAtagaatttgttaaataaaaggCATTTTAACTTGTATTCCGACGACAGTTTATTTTCATACTGCATATATGAAGGAGGCGCGTACAGGAAGTCCGGCTTAGctttagttatattttaatatatatacaaatctGTGTGTTCGATTAGTGTCCGATCAGTCACAGTCCGATCTGCTCGCCCAACGGGGAGCGAAACTCCTGGCTGAGTGACAGACCATTCGATTAGGATGGATAACACGACCCGAGCACACAACGTTGTCTTTGAATTGAATGTAAAAGGAGCTGTTCAAAAGGAACTACTAGATTGTATTCTCAGTTTGCATCGTATTGTAATATAGGGCCtaaaactgtttttgttttaaaatctaCACTTTTATAGCTTAAACCTCGATGGATGATTGACGGTTAGCTGTTTAGTTTACTTCTTCTTGTTGTTCTTGGCATTTTTACCATCGGCGGCGTTCTCGATCTTGGCGCGCTTCTTTGGGTGctcgtcctcctcgtcctcggcCACATcgtcctcctcatcctcctcctccatgTCGACCACCTCCACATCGTCCTTGATGTTGTGCCCATGGATGTAGACGGGCCCGCTGCCCTTGATGAGCTTGAACGTCACCTTGGACTCGTAGAACTCCACATCGGGATTGACGGCGCGCGTCTCGCCGGCCTTCAATACAGCGATCGGAATTTGCACCGAATCCTTCAGTGTATTAACCTGCGCAAGTAAGAATGGGAATGGAATGATTTGCTTTACTAGATTCTTGTCATAGGCATTTCAAGTGGCTTATAGATAGTTGCTTAATTCGCAGACTGCATACATGTGCCTGATTTACGCGAAAAGATACGATTCGTCACGTTCTACTCATAAACACAATTTTTGGATCCTTCCTTCTCTGTCCTTACCAGCATTAAGCAACCAAGATAAGATTCGCTCAACTGACTGATTGACCCATATTGTTTCCCGCCGCCATAGGCCTTTTTAAGTGGCCACAGATAGTTGGTTTGTTCTTAAATTACACAAATTTCGGATCTGGGCGAACAGATAAAGCGAAGTTGGCCCACTTTATCGCTCTGCAGTCTTCGTTTTCGCTTCTATCTCTAATCTTTGTCAGCAGAGCACCTTCCCTGCAACTAACTGAAATGAATGATAACTGCTGCCCACACATTCACACATTTCGCACTGTCGGTTTGCAGTAATAACCCCGTCGACTGACGGCCGCTTGACCATTCGTCTGCCCACGCTGGAGTGGATCGGTTCGTTCCCTTTCAAACTGCAGCCAGGCTCTTCTAAGTCCCAGTCCAGCAAGTGCGAATCTAACAAGTGGCCGCTAATTAATCATCAACAACGTgtatttcaaatcaaaactcCCACCTAGTGTTAGCCAGCTGTAAAGTGCTTTTCAGATCTTGTCGGCATGTGCGATAATGAAGGTAGGTGGAGAACGCGTTTCCTCAAGAGGATAAGTGAAAGCAAATCAATTTGAAGGGAAACGTATCAAAGTGAAAACTAGAAACAGGGATATATAAACTAATCTTGAATGGCTCTaaagcatttaattaatattctcTTGATTAtgttaaaacaattaaatctaAACAATTTGGAACACTATAAGTgaaaatttagtgaacttcgACAGATAATGACTAAACAAAGATCCTCAAGATACTAAGGGGGTCTGTGTCTACATTATTTATGGCAAATACTCTGAAGTGAGTCCGTAATTAGACACAAAAGTCTAAAAGctttaatgtttgtttttaaagatttatcaAGTGTTCCGAATTATCAATGACAAGTCAGTTTCGCCTGGATGAACTTGTCCATCAGCCATATCAAAAAGTAAACTTTCCCAATGAATACAGTATTTAAGCAGAAGATATAAAACTAGTCAAGGATATTTAAGATACTAAAAGCAACTCAATATAATTATCTATAATGGGACAACAAAAAGACGGTGCAAAGTTCTATCAAAGAATTATCAGGTGTTCCTGACGCTGAAATGCCTGCTTCCTCTGGATGAACTTGTCTATCAGTTTGGTGACATCTTTAGGAAATTTTCCAGAAGTCACAAGACCGCCAAACCTCAGAAAACCATAAAGGCACTTGAGATCAGGTGCAGAGATATTGAACATGTGAACACAGAATCAATCAATCAAGTAGCCCACTTAATAGTATGATATCAAGATTTGGTGAGGAGACCCCACATGTTAGACCTGTTCAATTGCCTCTCTGTGTGCTTTTTCAGATGATCTCTACCGGGAACGCCTGCCAAATGTCTGCGGAGCAGTGGGCTCAAAGGCCCGAAGTTGCTGCAGCATGCGGTCCGTTCACAGATATCTGCCCGTCACCGATTGGCTGCCCAAGTACCAGTGGAACTTCCTGGCCATGGATCTGGTGGCAGGTCTGACGGTGGGCCTCACAGCCGTACCACAGGCCATAGCCTACGGGGCTGTGGCCAATTTGCCACCCGCCTACGGACTCTACTCAGCTTTTATGGGTGGTTTCGTGTATATACTGCTGGGAACCTGCAAAGACATCACAGTGGGTGAGCTTTCGAGTCTAAAGAGTTGCTAAACACATGACTAAATATGGAATACATCTTTAACAGGGCCCACTGCCATCATGTCGTTAATGGTACAGCCGTATGTGGATGGCAATCCAGCGTATGCGGTGCTCCTCTGCTTCCTGTCCGGCTGCATTATCACCATAATGGGTTTGCTCAATCTGGGAGTGCTCATGCGGTTTATTTCGGTGCCAGTGACAACGGGTTTTACGCTGGCAGCAGCCCTAACCAT
This genomic window from Drosophila gunungcola strain Sukarami chromosome 3R, Dgunungcola_SK_2, whole genome shotgun sequence contains:
- the LOC128252222 gene encoding 4-hydroxybutyrate coenzyme A transferase; this translates as MSKQLARHVGHLNSLLKTATTASAVSAQNNYFTYVRELSHPIAREPPIVKAEEAVACIKSGDTVFAGGAASTPVALLNAMAKHGKNNKLEGVTVCHMHTEGPGEYAKPEYKDIFRSNSFFMGANVRKAVAEGRGDNVPIFLHEIPQLFYKQIVKPDVSFIHVSPPDNHGYCSLGTSVDCVRAALLHSKLIVAQINPKMPRTFGDAIIHKSHFDYAIEVNDDLPQHGTGEISPVEKKIGKLIAENLVRDGATLQMGIGSIPDAVLAALHNHKDLGIHSEMFANGVVELVRKGCVTNSKKKMHQGRIVGSFLIGDKALYDFVDNNPFIEMYAIDYVNNTSIVKQQPRMTAINSCIEVDLTGQVCSDSIGSRFYSGFGGQVDFIRGAAEGIDGLGVPIIAMPSTTNKGESKISPTLKEGAGVVTSRAHVHYVVTEHGIASLFGKNVRQRMYELIQIADPKHRETLEKQAFDRIKVMPSPN
- the LOC128252225 gene encoding nucleoplasmin-like protein, encoding MAEESFYGVTLTAESDSVTWDVDEDYARGQKLVIKQILLGAEAKENEFNVVEVNTLKDSVQIPIAVLKAGETRAVNPDVEFYESKVTFKLIKGSGPVYIHGHNIKDDVEVVDMEEEDEEDDVAEDEEDEHPKKRAKIENAADGKNAKNNKKK